The Chlorocebus sabaeus isolate Y175 chromosome 16, mChlSab1.0.hap1, whole genome shotgun sequence genome window below encodes:
- the MKS1 gene encoding tectonic-like complex member MKS1 isoform X2, whose amino-acid sequence MAETVWSTDTGEAVYRSRDPVRNLRLRVHLQRITSSNFLHYQPAAELWKDLIDLATFRPQPTASGHRPEEDEEEEIVIGWQEKLFSQFEVDLYQNEAACQSPLDYQYRQEILKLENSGGKKNRRIFTYTDSDRYTNLEEHCQRMTTAASEVPSFLVERMANVRRRRQDRRGMEGGILKSRLVTWEPSEEFVRNNHVINTPLQTMHIMADLGPYKKLGYKKYEHVLCTLKVDSNGVITVKPDFTGLKGPYRIETEGEKQELWKYTIDNVSPLAQPEEEERERRVFKDLYGRHKEYLSSLVGTDFEMTVPGALRLFVNGEVVSAQGYEYDNLYVHFFVELPTTHWSSPAFQQLSGVTQTCTTKSLGVDKVAHFSYPFTFEAFFLHEDESSDALPEWPVLYCEVLSLDFWQRYRVEGYGAVVLPATPGSHTLTVSTWRPVELGMVAELRRFFIGGSLELEDLSYVRIPGSFKGERLSRFGLRTETTGTVTFRLHCLQQSRAFMESSSLRKRMRSVLDHLEGFSQQSSIHNVLEAFRRARRRMQEARESLPQDLVSPSGTLVS is encoded by the exons ATGGCGGAGACCGTCTGGAGCACTGACACCGGGGAGGCAGTGTATCGCTCCCGGGACCCCGTGCGCAACTTGCGCCTCCG GGTTCACCTGCAAAGAATCACATCAAGCAACTTTCTTCATTATCAGCCTGCTGCCGAGCTCTGGAAGGACCTCATAGACTTGGCCACTTTTAGGCCTCAGCCAACTGCCA GTGGACACCGCCCAGAGGAAGACGAAGAGGAGGAGATTGTGATTGGGTGGCAGGAGAAGCTCTTTAGCCAG TTTGAAGTAGATCTGTACCAAAATGAAGCAGCCTGTCAGAGTCCTTTGGATTATCAGTACCGTCAGGAGATCCTGAAGCTGGAGAATTCAGGTGGCAAGAAGAACCGACGAATCTTTACCTACACTGACTCTGATAGATACACCAATTTGGAGGAG CACTGTCAGAGAATGACCACTGCAGCCAGCGAGGTGCCTTCATTCTTGGTTGAGCGAATGGCAAACGTCAGGCGGCGCCGGCAGGACAGACGAGGGAT GGAGGGCGGCATCCTCAAGTCACGCCTTGTCACCTGGGAGCCCTCAGAAGAGTTCGTCAGGAACAACCATGTCATTAACACCCCTCTTCAGACAATGCACATCATGGCAGACCTGGGGCCCTATAAAAA GCTTGGCTATAAGAAGTATGAACACGTCCTGTGTACTCTGAAGGTGGatagcaatggtgtgatcacagtaaAGCCTGATTTCACGGGCCTCAAAGGACCCTACAG GAtcgagacagagggagagaagcaggagcTGTGGAAATATACAATCGACAATGTTTCCCCCCTCGCACAGCCAGAGGAGGAGGAGCGGGAACGGCGAGTGTTCAAGGAT CTTTATGGCCGGCACAAGGAGTATCTCAGCAGCCTCGTAGGCACTGACTTTGAGATG ACTGTCCCAGGTGCCCTCCGGCTCTTTGTAAATGGAGAGGTAG TTTCAGCCCAAGGCTATGAGTATGACAATCTCTACGTCCACTTCTTTGTGGAATTGCCAACTACTC ACTGGTCAAGCCCAGCATTCCAGCAGCTCTCAGGAGTaacacagacatgcaccaccaagtCCCTGGGAGTG GACAAGGTGGCTCACTTCTCCTACCCATTCACATTTGAAGCCTTCTTCCTCCATGAGGATGAATCTTCTG ATGCACTCCCGGAGTGGCCTGTGCTCTACTGTGAGGTCCTCTCGCTGGACTTCTGGCAGAGGTACCGTGTGGAAGGCTATGGGGCTGTGGTGCTGCCTGCCACTCCAG GCTCACACACCCTGACAGTCTCCACATGGAGACCTGTggagcttggcatggtggctgagCTGAGGAGGTTTTTCATTGGCGGTTCTCTGGAACTGGAGGACCTCTCCTATGTGCGGATACCAGGATCCTTCAAG GGGGAACGCCTGAGCCGCTTTGGACTCCGCACGGAGACCACAGGCACCGTCACCTTCCGCTTGCACTGTCTGCAGCAGTCCAG GGCCTTCATGGAATCGAGCTCCCTTCGGAAAAGGATGCGGAGTGTGTTGGACCATCTGGAAGGGTTTAGCCAGCAGAGTTCCATTCACAATGTGCTGG AGGCCTTCCGTCGAGCCCGGCGCCGCATGCAGGAGGCCCGGGAAAGCCTCCCGCAGGACCTAGTGAGCCCCTCTGGAACCCTGGTCTCCtag
- the MKS1 gene encoding tectonic-like complex member MKS1 isoform X1 produces MAETVWSTDTGEAVYRSRDPVRNLRLRVHLQRITSSNFLHYQPAAELWKDLIDLATFRPQPTAKQEVVLIRLKHLTHSVVFGGGHRPEEDEEEEIVIGWQEKLFSQFEVDLYQNEAACQSPLDYQYRQEILKLENSGGKKNRRIFTYTDSDRYTNLEEHCQRMTTAASEVPSFLVERMANVRRRRQDRRGMEGGILKSRLVTWEPSEEFVRNNHVINTPLQTMHIMADLGPYKKLGYKKYEHVLCTLKVDSNGVITVKPDFTGLKGPYRIETEGEKQELWKYTIDNVSPLAQPEEEERERRVFKDLYGRHKEYLSSLVGTDFEMTVPGALRLFVNGEVVSAQGYEYDNLYVHFFVELPTTHWSSPAFQQLSGVTQTCTTKSLGVDKVAHFSYPFTFEAFFLHEDESSDALPEWPVLYCEVLSLDFWQRYRVEGYGAVVLPATPGSHTLTVSTWRPVELGMVAELRRFFIGGSLELEDLSYVRIPGSFKGERLSRFGLRTETTGTVTFRLHCLQQSRAFMESSSLRKRMRSVLDHLEGFSQQSSIHNVLEAFRRARRRMQEARESLPQDLVSPSGTLVS; encoded by the exons ATGGCGGAGACCGTCTGGAGCACTGACACCGGGGAGGCAGTGTATCGCTCCCGGGACCCCGTGCGCAACTTGCGCCTCCG GGTTCACCTGCAAAGAATCACATCAAGCAACTTTCTTCATTATCAGCCTGCTGCCGAGCTCTGGAAGGACCTCATAGACTTGGCCACTTTTAGGCCTCAGCCAACTGCCA AGCAAGAAGTGGTGCTGATTCGGCTCAAGCATTTGACTCACTCTGTTGTCTTTGGAGGTGGACACCGCCCAGAGGAAGACGAAGAGGAGGAGATTGTGATTGGGTGGCAGGAGAAGCTCTTTAGCCAG TTTGAAGTAGATCTGTACCAAAATGAAGCAGCCTGTCAGAGTCCTTTGGATTATCAGTACCGTCAGGAGATCCTGAAGCTGGAGAATTCAGGTGGCAAGAAGAACCGACGAATCTTTACCTACACTGACTCTGATAGATACACCAATTTGGAGGAG CACTGTCAGAGAATGACCACTGCAGCCAGCGAGGTGCCTTCATTCTTGGTTGAGCGAATGGCAAACGTCAGGCGGCGCCGGCAGGACAGACGAGGGAT GGAGGGCGGCATCCTCAAGTCACGCCTTGTCACCTGGGAGCCCTCAGAAGAGTTCGTCAGGAACAACCATGTCATTAACACCCCTCTTCAGACAATGCACATCATGGCAGACCTGGGGCCCTATAAAAA GCTTGGCTATAAGAAGTATGAACACGTCCTGTGTACTCTGAAGGTGGatagcaatggtgtgatcacagtaaAGCCTGATTTCACGGGCCTCAAAGGACCCTACAG GAtcgagacagagggagagaagcaggagcTGTGGAAATATACAATCGACAATGTTTCCCCCCTCGCACAGCCAGAGGAGGAGGAGCGGGAACGGCGAGTGTTCAAGGAT CTTTATGGCCGGCACAAGGAGTATCTCAGCAGCCTCGTAGGCACTGACTTTGAGATG ACTGTCCCAGGTGCCCTCCGGCTCTTTGTAAATGGAGAGGTAG TTTCAGCCCAAGGCTATGAGTATGACAATCTCTACGTCCACTTCTTTGTGGAATTGCCAACTACTC ACTGGTCAAGCCCAGCATTCCAGCAGCTCTCAGGAGTaacacagacatgcaccaccaagtCCCTGGGAGTG GACAAGGTGGCTCACTTCTCCTACCCATTCACATTTGAAGCCTTCTTCCTCCATGAGGATGAATCTTCTG ATGCACTCCCGGAGTGGCCTGTGCTCTACTGTGAGGTCCTCTCGCTGGACTTCTGGCAGAGGTACCGTGTGGAAGGCTATGGGGCTGTGGTGCTGCCTGCCACTCCAG GCTCACACACCCTGACAGTCTCCACATGGAGACCTGTggagcttggcatggtggctgagCTGAGGAGGTTTTTCATTGGCGGTTCTCTGGAACTGGAGGACCTCTCCTATGTGCGGATACCAGGATCCTTCAAG GGGGAACGCCTGAGCCGCTTTGGACTCCGCACGGAGACCACAGGCACCGTCACCTTCCGCTTGCACTGTCTGCAGCAGTCCAG GGCCTTCATGGAATCGAGCTCCCTTCGGAAAAGGATGCGGAGTGTGTTGGACCATCTGGAAGGGTTTAGCCAGCAGAGTTCCATTCACAATGTGCTGG AGGCCTTCCGTCGAGCCCGGCGCCGCATGCAGGAGGCCCGGGAAAGCCTCCCGCAGGACCTAGTGAGCCCCTCTGGAACCCTGGTCTCCtag